A single window of Pyxidicoccus xibeiensis DNA harbors:
- a CDS encoding chemotaxis protein CheW: MPGNTEPYLHFVVGGEHYAVPDARVAEVVPDARLAPVPDAPPHLRGVLLHEGQAVPVVDLSHLLGQALRTVRARPTVVVARVSCCGEPLRLAFAVDGVGAPLQLSSRDVVPPPDFGAALPVGFLVGMGRHGEGLVLLVDVERILSEPQLHAALELVPRTGVAGAHGS, encoded by the coding sequence ATGCCGGGGAACACCGAGCCCTACCTCCACTTCGTCGTGGGGGGTGAGCACTACGCCGTGCCCGACGCGCGAGTCGCCGAGGTGGTGCCCGACGCGCGCCTCGCGCCGGTGCCCGACGCCCCGCCCCACCTCCGTGGCGTGCTGCTCCACGAAGGCCAGGCGGTGCCGGTGGTGGACCTGTCCCACCTGCTGGGCCAGGCGCTGCGGACGGTGCGTGCGCGTCCCACCGTGGTGGTGGCGCGGGTGAGCTGCTGTGGTGAGCCGCTCCGGCTGGCTTTCGCGGTGGATGGCGTGGGCGCGCCGCTGCAGCTGTCCTCGCGTGACGTGGTGCCGCCCCCCGACTTCGGCGCCGCCCTGCCGGTGGGCTTCCTGGTGGGCATGGGCCGGCACGGCGAGGGCCTGGTGCTGCTGGTGGACGTGGAGCGCATCCTCTCCGAGCCGCAGCTGCACGCCGCCCTGGAGCTCGTCCCACGCACCGGCGTTGCGGGTGCTCACGGGAGCTGA
- a CDS encoding serine hydrolase domain-containing protein: MAGLNRGLRLGAALLVVSSTGACGPEAPASTNELEESGQGLGGHHPSPLAPLDREALRQAIAGLPDTKVSGAMVRVSGPASHWLGTSGVADIRTQAPVPADGRFRVGSITKVFTATVVLQLAAERRVDLDRPVQHYLPGLLPAGVYEPITVRQLLNFTHGLPGVPVPQKDYEWFKENRFRHFTPLELVSLAVAQGPRFRPGEAQEYGNIGYLFLGLLIEKVTGRPYGQAVQERILRPLHLRDTFVPGRDTVLPGPHARGYELVPVGEEGCPTGAIPYETGCLVDVTDASQSVPWAAGEMISTSADLDRFLVALFQGRLLPRAQLEEMFTVPDLPLASGGRAFHGGGLTRFDANGITVWGKTGDRHGYNNGMGATRDLRRRLVYSVNTLRMGQEPPAITNHIVGIAFAPRE; the protein is encoded by the coding sequence ATGGCTGGACTGAATCGCGGACTGCGATTGGGCGCTGCGCTACTCGTCGTGAGCTCCACCGGCGCCTGCGGTCCCGAGGCGCCAGCGTCCACCAATGAGCTGGAGGAGAGCGGTCAGGGACTGGGCGGCCATCACCCGTCCCCCCTGGCGCCGCTGGACCGCGAGGCACTGCGTCAGGCCATCGCCGGGCTGCCGGACACGAAGGTCTCCGGGGCCATGGTGCGGGTGAGCGGCCCCGCCAGCCACTGGCTCGGCACGTCCGGAGTGGCGGACATCCGCACCCAGGCGCCCGTGCCCGCGGACGGGCGCTTCCGCGTCGGCAGCATCACCAAGGTGTTCACCGCCACCGTGGTGCTGCAGCTCGCCGCCGAGCGCCGGGTGGACCTGGACCGGCCCGTTCAGCACTACCTGCCGGGCCTGCTGCCCGCCGGCGTCTACGAGCCCATCACCGTCCGGCAGCTGCTCAACTTCACCCATGGCCTGCCGGGCGTGCCAGTGCCGCAGAAGGACTACGAGTGGTTCAAGGAGAACCGGTTCCGGCACTTCACGCCGCTGGAGCTCGTCTCGCTGGCGGTGGCGCAGGGGCCCCGCTTCCGGCCGGGTGAGGCGCAGGAGTACGGCAACATCGGCTACCTCTTCCTGGGGCTGCTCATCGAGAAGGTGACGGGGCGCCCCTACGGGCAGGCCGTGCAGGAGCGCATCCTCCGCCCGCTGCACCTGCGGGACACCTTCGTGCCCGGCAGGGACACGGTGCTCCCCGGCCCGCATGCCCGGGGCTATGAGCTCGTCCCCGTGGGGGAGGAGGGCTGCCCCACCGGCGCCATCCCCTACGAGACGGGGTGCCTCGTCGACGTCACCGACGCCAGCCAGTCCGTGCCCTGGGCGGCGGGGGAGATGATCTCCACCTCGGCCGACCTGGACCGCTTCCTCGTCGCCCTCTTCCAGGGGCGGCTGCTGCCCCGCGCGCAGCTGGAGGAGATGTTCACCGTGCCGGACCTGCCCCTCGCGAGCGGCGGCCGTGCCTTCCACGGCGGCGGCCTCACGCGCTTCGACGCGAACGGCATCACGGTGTGGGGCAAGACGGGCGACCGGCACGGCTACAACAACGGGATGGGCGCCACGCGGGACTTGCGCCGCCGCCTCGTGTACTCCGTCAACACGCTCCGCATGGGACAGGAGCCGCCCGCCATCACCAACCACATCGTGGGCATCGCCTTCGCACCCCGCGAGTGA
- a CDS encoding DUF3857 domain-containing protein, which translates to MSRFTWLAAVFVLTCPLWVQARPAADETARVFAAEAMKQAASPRGAATLLRMHSLVDDVEDLTPLLSTYAQIASRRTSDPSTRATAQLLLLDIERARGRLVRANEVKQWLGFVGDYYVVGGFENEGKAGCDTDFGPEAANLDLGASFPGAKGREVSWRKLSAHTADGYVDLATAVRPNREAVAYAVTWLEAPSETRVSMGVGTSGAFRMWVNGQLAAKEDRYNLPRPDQSRVSVKLRKGLNRVLLKVCQESGPLGFYLRHESPSVRASLPAKAPALERGAAPAPQLLPTLTSALRALVEKNPDDAELRGDYARVLGFFRAYDEREHTATVEATRAAEAAPANARLQLLAAGQQRDDLNERRRFLEAALKADPGFSEARVALADHELDRGHPERVPELVAPVLEKDPDSSSARLVLARAHEALGERPRAHALMEEAFRRAPRVPRAVRAAAQASRQMGRNREAMDRMRVVLALRFDDGGTRRALASLLADAGQVEAAQREYSQLVALNPFDNGARVRLAELKANNGAVTEAVALFNEARALSPDEPEIYEREGRALLAAGRREPALAAFERSLALRPQNPALKEVLRTLKGETSGAGLQYLVDSKGLDKEAEAYVHEDALYLVDSTYVRVQKSGLSSRLHQMVVKVLNARGVDAFRTLPVTYSPDRQEVRILKARVVKADGSVVESYGENDRNINEPWTGMYYDARAKVLSFPSLAAGDTLELTYRLDDTAQENLLSDYWGDVESVQGVYPKVRFQYLVDMPKERPLYWNKSKLTGIQGSQEALEDGRMLYRWNAKHVSKVVPEPGMPGWAEVAQNLHVSTYQTWDQVGRYWWGLVRDQLQPNAELRQTVDTVLKGVDRKDELAVVRAIYNFVVTNTRYVALEFGIHGYKPYRVDRVLARRFGDCKDKASLIHSMLRVAGVDSRLVLLRMRNLGAIGEEPASLAAFNHAIAYVPKYDLYLDGTAEFHGAKELPSADRVANVLVVEPDGRSTFLTTPESKAQDNATRLTLDVVMSATGGAEVSGFSTVGGQSAPDYRRAYRPEATRKSTFERAWAQSFPGLTVHDVKLNDTSRLDDDVALDFKMTIPRYAEVLPNGMRFLPFGTGRTYQQAYASLAERRFDLVMQGPWLNSFTLRYTLPAGWTVAELPQPVEETTKFGYVKLSYKVDGGKLVAEGEMALTEARVKAEDYGAFREFLGRVDRAFGRRVLVQGPGNRTASAGQ; encoded by the coding sequence ATGTCCCGCTTCACATGGCTGGCCGCGGTTTTCGTGCTCACCTGCCCGCTCTGGGTCCAGGCGAGGCCGGCAGCGGACGAGACGGCCCGCGTGTTCGCGGCCGAGGCGATGAAGCAGGCCGCTTCCCCCCGGGGCGCCGCCACGCTGCTGCGCATGCACTCGCTGGTGGACGACGTGGAGGACCTCACGCCGCTGCTGAGCACCTACGCGCAGATTGCCTCGCGGCGCACGTCGGACCCCAGCACGCGCGCCACCGCGCAGCTGCTCCTGCTGGACATCGAGCGCGCCCGCGGCCGGCTGGTGCGCGCCAACGAGGTGAAGCAGTGGCTGGGCTTCGTCGGCGACTACTACGTCGTCGGTGGCTTCGAGAACGAGGGCAAGGCCGGCTGTGACACGGACTTCGGCCCCGAGGCCGCCAACCTGGACCTGGGTGCCTCCTTCCCCGGCGCCAAGGGCCGCGAGGTGTCCTGGCGCAAGCTGTCCGCGCACACGGCGGACGGCTACGTGGACCTCGCCACCGCGGTGCGCCCCAACCGCGAGGCGGTGGCCTACGCCGTCACCTGGCTGGAGGCTCCCAGCGAGACGCGCGTGTCCATGGGCGTGGGCACCTCCGGCGCCTTCCGCATGTGGGTGAACGGGCAGCTCGCCGCGAAGGAGGACCGCTACAACCTGCCGCGCCCGGACCAGTCCCGCGTGTCCGTGAAGCTGCGCAAGGGCCTCAACCGCGTCCTCCTCAAGGTGTGCCAGGAGTCCGGCCCGCTGGGCTTCTACCTGCGCCACGAGTCGCCCTCCGTGCGCGCGTCGCTGCCGGCCAAGGCCCCTGCCCTGGAGCGCGGCGCGGCCCCGGCGCCCCAGTTGCTGCCCACCCTCACCTCGGCGCTGCGCGCCCTGGTGGAGAAGAACCCCGACGACGCCGAGCTGCGCGGCGACTACGCCCGCGTGCTGGGCTTCTTCCGCGCCTATGACGAGCGTGAGCACACCGCCACGGTGGAGGCCACCCGCGCCGCCGAGGCCGCCCCCGCCAACGCGCGCCTGCAGCTGCTCGCCGCCGGCCAGCAGCGGGACGACCTGAACGAGCGCCGCCGCTTCCTGGAGGCCGCGCTGAAGGCCGACCCGGGCTTCTCCGAGGCGCGCGTGGCGCTGGCCGACCACGAGCTGGACCGCGGCCACCCCGAGCGCGTGCCGGAGCTGGTGGCGCCCGTGCTGGAGAAGGACCCGGACTCCTCGAGCGCCCGGCTGGTGCTGGCCCGCGCCCACGAGGCGCTGGGTGAGCGCCCCCGCGCGCACGCCCTCATGGAGGAGGCCTTCCGCCGTGCCCCGCGCGTGCCCCGCGCGGTGCGCGCCGCGGCGCAGGCGTCCCGGCAGATGGGCCGCAACCGCGAGGCCATGGACCGGATGCGCGTGGTGCTGGCGCTGCGCTTCGACGACGGCGGCACCCGCCGCGCGCTCGCCTCGCTGCTGGCGGACGCCGGCCAGGTGGAGGCCGCGCAGCGCGAGTACTCGCAGCTGGTGGCCCTCAACCCCTTCGACAACGGCGCCCGCGTGCGGCTGGCCGAGCTGAAGGCCAACAACGGCGCGGTGACGGAGGCCGTCGCCCTCTTCAACGAGGCCCGCGCGCTGTCGCCGGACGAGCCCGAAATCTACGAGCGCGAGGGCCGCGCCCTGCTGGCCGCCGGCCGCCGCGAGCCGGCGCTGGCCGCCTTCGAGCGCTCGCTCGCCCTGCGCCCGCAGAACCCGGCGCTGAAGGAAGTCCTCCGCACCCTCAAGGGAGAGACGTCCGGCGCGGGCCTGCAGTACCTGGTGGACAGCAAGGGGCTGGACAAGGAGGCGGAGGCCTACGTCCACGAGGACGCCCTCTACCTGGTGGACAGCACCTACGTGCGCGTCCAGAAGAGCGGCCTGTCCAGCCGCCTGCACCAGATGGTGGTGAAGGTGCTCAACGCGCGCGGCGTGGATGCGTTCCGCACCCTGCCCGTCACCTACTCGCCGGACCGGCAGGAGGTCCGCATCCTGAAGGCCCGCGTGGTGAAGGCGGACGGCTCCGTGGTGGAGAGCTACGGGGAGAACGACCGCAACATCAACGAGCCGTGGACGGGCATGTACTACGACGCCCGCGCCAAGGTGCTGTCCTTCCCCTCGCTGGCGGCCGGCGACACGCTGGAGCTGACGTACCGCCTGGACGACACCGCGCAGGAGAACCTGCTCTCCGACTACTGGGGTGACGTGGAGAGCGTGCAGGGCGTCTACCCGAAGGTGCGCTTCCAGTACCTGGTGGACATGCCGAAGGAGCGGCCCCTGTACTGGAACAAGAGCAAGCTGACCGGCATCCAGGGCTCGCAGGAGGCACTGGAGGACGGGCGCATGCTGTACCGGTGGAACGCGAAGCACGTCTCCAAGGTGGTGCCGGAGCCGGGCATGCCGGGCTGGGCGGAAGTCGCGCAGAACCTCCACGTCTCCACGTACCAGACGTGGGACCAGGTGGGCCGCTACTGGTGGGGCCTGGTGAGAGACCAGCTCCAGCCCAACGCCGAGCTGCGGCAGACGGTGGACACGGTGCTCAAGGGCGTGGACCGCAAGGACGAGCTGGCGGTGGTGCGCGCCATCTACAACTTCGTGGTGACGAACACGCGCTACGTGGCGCTGGAGTTCGGCATCCACGGCTACAAGCCGTACCGGGTGGACCGGGTGCTGGCGCGCCGCTTCGGCGACTGCAAGGACAAGGCGAGCCTCATCCACTCCATGCTGCGGGTGGCGGGCGTGGACAGCCGGCTGGTGCTGCTGCGCATGCGCAACCTGGGCGCCATCGGCGAGGAGCCGGCGAGCCTCGCGGCCTTCAACCACGCCATTGCCTACGTGCCCAAGTACGACCTGTACCTGGACGGCACGGCGGAGTTCCACGGCGCCAAGGAGCTGCCCAGCGCGGACCGCGTCGCCAACGTGCTGGTGGTGGAGCCGGACGGCCGCAGCACCTTCCTCACCACGCCCGAGTCGAAGGCGCAGGACAACGCCACGCGGCTGACGCTGGACGTGGTGATGAGCGCCACGGGCGGCGCCGAGGTGTCGGGCTTCAGCACCGTGGGCGGGCAGAGCGCGCCGGACTACCGCCGGGCGTACCGGCCGGAGGCCACGCGCAAGTCCACCTTCGAGCGCGCCTGGGCGCAGAGCTTCCCGGGCCTGACGGTGCACGACGTGAAGCTGAACGACACCTCGCGGCTGGACGACGACGTGGCGCTCGACTTCAAGATGACGATTCCCCGCTACGCCGAGGTGCTGCCCAACGGCATGCGCTTCCTGCCCTTCGGCACCGGCCGCACGTACCAGCAGGCCTACGCGTCCTTGGCCGAGCGCCGCTTCGACCTGGTGATGCAGGGCCCGTGGCTCAACAGCTTCACGCTGCGCTACACCCTGCCCGCGGGCTGGACGGTGGCGGAGCTGCCGCAGCCGGTGGAGGAGACCACGAAGTTCGGCTACGTGAAGCTCAGCTACAAGGTGGACGGCGGCAAGCTGGTGGCCGAGGGCGAGATGGCCCTCACCGAGGCGCGCGTGAAGGCGGAGGACTACGGCGCGTTCCGCGAGTTCCTCGGCCGCGTGGACCGGGCCTTCGGGCGCCGCGTCCTCGTGCAGGGCCCCGGCAACCGCACCGCGTCCGCGGGGCAGTAG
- a CDS encoding bifunctional alpha,alpha-trehalose-phosphate synthase (UDP-forming)/trehalose-phosphatase, producing the protein MSRLLLVSNRLPVTVKGEKDSVSVVRSAGGLATGLSRPHERSGGLWLGWPGDVSRLSDTQRAKVESQLADLRCVPLYLSASELSRYYEGYANRVLWPLCHYMLDRIPRQDRDWEVYRKVNERFADLVVRHYQPGDTIWVHDYQLMLVPGLLRQRLPEARIGYFHHIPFPSSEIFSTLPRRHELLKGLLGADLIGFHTVSYVRHFSGSLLRQLGLDTDIDRIIWEGRDVRVAAFPMGIDATAFESLAKEPGVLEEVATLRRKAEGQRILLGIDRLDYTKGIPRRLLAVQRVLEREPSWRGRLRFIQVAVPSRTQVEAYAAYREQVDELVGRINGLYGGVHNVPVHYLYRSFNEKQLVGLYRAADVMLVTPVRDGMNLVAKEFCAARPDDDGVLVLSEFAGAAAELTSALIVNAYDVECMADAIEQALEMSEDERRTRMRALRTQVKAKDVHWWTSSFLDRLQGLPAVSERKTGNAPEALERMKAAPRLHLLLDYDGTLVGFAPRPELALPDDALRALLAKLLARPGTSLSIVSGRPRETLEEWFGELPISLHAEHGLWSRLRPGQPWRMLEGVSFEWKVRARPVLDSFTQRVPGSFVEEKTASLAWHYRLVEAEFGALQARELRLLLSEAFEGQGMDILPGDRVVELRPRGVHKGRAVGEATQGLAPGTLVVAIGDDRTDEDLFAAMPPGGLTLHAGNKPTRAGFRVNGPGEVRKLLSALVEP; encoded by the coding sequence ATGTCCCGACTCCTGCTCGTCTCGAATCGCCTCCCCGTCACCGTCAAAGGGGAGAAGGACAGCGTCTCCGTGGTCCGCAGCGCGGGAGGGCTGGCCACCGGCTTGAGCCGCCCGCATGAGCGCTCCGGGGGCCTGTGGCTCGGCTGGCCCGGGGACGTGTCCCGCCTGTCGGACACCCAACGCGCCAAGGTGGAGTCCCAGCTGGCCGACCTGCGCTGCGTGCCCCTGTACCTCAGCGCCAGTGAGCTGAGCCGCTACTACGAGGGCTACGCCAACCGCGTCCTCTGGCCGCTGTGCCACTACATGCTGGACCGCATCCCCCGCCAGGACCGGGACTGGGAGGTCTACCGCAAGGTCAACGAGCGCTTCGCCGACCTGGTCGTCCGCCACTACCAGCCGGGCGACACCATCTGGGTCCACGACTACCAGCTCATGCTGGTGCCGGGCCTCCTGCGCCAGCGGCTGCCCGAGGCGCGCATCGGCTACTTCCACCACATCCCGTTTCCCTCGTCCGAAATCTTCAGCACGCTGCCCCGCCGCCACGAGCTGCTCAAGGGCCTGCTGGGCGCGGACCTCATCGGCTTCCACACGGTGAGCTACGTGCGGCACTTCTCCGGCTCGCTGCTGCGCCAGCTCGGGCTGGACACGGACATCGACCGCATCATCTGGGAGGGGCGCGACGTGCGCGTGGCCGCCTTCCCCATGGGCATCGACGCCACGGCCTTCGAGTCGCTCGCGAAGGAGCCGGGCGTGCTCGAGGAGGTGGCCACCCTGCGCCGGAAGGCGGAAGGGCAGCGCATCCTCCTGGGCATCGACCGGCTCGACTACACCAAGGGCATTCCCCGCAGGCTGCTGGCGGTGCAGCGCGTGCTGGAGCGTGAGCCGTCCTGGCGCGGGCGCCTGCGCTTCATCCAGGTGGCCGTGCCCAGCCGCACCCAGGTGGAGGCGTACGCCGCCTACCGCGAGCAGGTGGACGAGCTGGTGGGCCGCATCAACGGCCTCTACGGCGGCGTGCACAACGTGCCCGTGCACTACCTCTACCGCTCCTTCAACGAGAAGCAGCTGGTGGGGCTGTACCGCGCCGCGGACGTCATGCTCGTCACGCCGGTGCGCGACGGCATGAACCTGGTGGCCAAGGAGTTCTGCGCGGCCCGGCCGGACGACGACGGCGTGCTGGTGCTCAGCGAGTTCGCCGGGGCCGCCGCCGAGCTGACCAGCGCCCTCATCGTCAATGCGTACGACGTGGAGTGCATGGCGGACGCGATTGAGCAGGCGCTGGAGATGTCCGAGGACGAGCGCCGCACGCGCATGCGCGCCCTGCGCACCCAGGTGAAGGCGAAGGACGTGCACTGGTGGACATCCAGCTTCCTGGACCGGCTCCAGGGGCTGCCCGCCGTGTCGGAGCGGAAGACGGGCAACGCGCCGGAGGCGCTGGAGCGGATGAAGGCCGCACCCCGGTTGCACCTGCTGCTCGACTACGACGGCACCCTGGTGGGCTTCGCGCCCCGGCCGGAGCTGGCCCTGCCGGACGACGCCCTGCGGGCCCTGCTGGCGAAGCTGCTGGCGCGGCCGGGCACGTCGCTGAGCATCGTCAGCGGCCGGCCCCGGGAGACGCTGGAGGAGTGGTTCGGCGAGCTGCCCATCAGCCTGCACGCCGAGCACGGCCTCTGGTCCCGCCTGCGGCCGGGCCAGCCATGGCGGATGCTGGAGGGCGTGTCCTTCGAGTGGAAGGTCCGCGCGCGGCCGGTGCTGGACTCCTTCACCCAGCGGGTGCCGGGCTCATTCGTGGAGGAGAAGACGGCCTCCCTGGCCTGGCACTACCGGCTGGTGGAGGCGGAGTTCGGCGCCCTCCAGGCCCGCGAGCTGCGCCTGCTGCTGTCCGAGGCCTTCGAGGGGCAGGGCATGGACATCCTTCCGGGAGACAGGGTGGTGGAGCTGCGGCCTCGCGGCGTGCACAAGGGGCGCGCGGTGGGCGAGGCCACCCAGGGGCTCGCTCCGGGCACGCTGGTGGTGGCCATCGGCGATGACCGCACGGACGAGGACCTCTTCGCGGCCATGCCCCCGGGCGGGCTCACCCTCCACGCGGGCAACAAGCCCACCCGCGCGGGCTTCCGGGTGAACGGGCCTGGTGAGGTGCGCAAGCTGCTCTCCGCCCTGGTGGAGCCCTAG
- the sitI6 gene encoding SitI6 family double-CXXCG motif immunity protein, with protein sequence MPRYFWLDEDMAAAAKHGGYFDAWHKLALPGAKCHTCGATWSNAGHHYPSVDLSQLPERREFEKPRPEPFSEFARLRELVRPLAPPNAELPPGTGFGLLAGTASGEFGPIAWVGGLKLLVSRDALERLQTGGVKGLLACPTEVRFRRKDSPELLELQIEPRGQLHPDCIPPDVPPPCPTCGRHGFSRPDEPILDAASLPTDRDLFRVGNFATMIIGTEPFVEAVRRLELDGITFRELPTR encoded by the coding sequence ATGCCCCGCTACTTCTGGCTGGATGAGGACATGGCAGCAGCAGCGAAGCATGGCGGGTATTTCGACGCGTGGCACAAGTTGGCGCTGCCGGGAGCGAAGTGCCACACGTGTGGCGCGACATGGAGCAATGCGGGGCACCACTATCCTTCTGTCGACCTGTCCCAGCTTCCAGAGCGGAGGGAGTTCGAGAAGCCAAGGCCCGAGCCCTTCTCCGAGTTCGCACGCCTGCGCGAGCTGGTACGTCCCCTGGCTCCCCCGAATGCCGAGCTACCACCGGGTACGGGCTTCGGTTTGTTGGCGGGAACAGCCTCCGGAGAGTTCGGGCCCATCGCCTGGGTGGGAGGCCTGAAGCTCCTCGTGAGCAGGGATGCGCTGGAGCGTCTCCAGACAGGGGGCGTGAAGGGCCTGCTGGCCTGTCCGACGGAGGTGCGGTTCCGGCGGAAGGACTCGCCGGAGCTGCTGGAGCTTCAAATTGAACCCCGGGGCCAGCTGCATCCGGACTGCATTCCGCCGGACGTGCCTCCCCCCTGCCCGACATGCGGCCGGCACGGCTTCAGCCGGCCCGATGAACCCATTCTCGACGCGGCGTCCCTGCCCACGGACCGGGACCTGTTCCGGGTCGGCAACTTCGCTACGATGATCATCGGCACTGAGCCCTTCGTAGAAGCCGTGCGCCGCCTGGAGTTGGACGGCATCACCTTCCGCGAGCTGCCCACACGCTAG
- the leuS gene encoding leucine--tRNA ligase yields the protein MPFDPREVEPKWQARWREARLHRTTFDSSKPKFYALDMFPYPSGAGLHVGHCEGYTATDVLTRWKRMQGWNVLHPMGWDAFGLPAENYAIKTGIHPRITTEKAVSNFRRQIDSVGFAYDWEREVNTTDPRYYKWTQWIFLQLFKKGLAYESVMPINWCPSCKTGLANEEAAGGKCDRCGSQVERKDLRQWMLRITAYADRLLEDLAEVDWPESTLAMQRNWIGRSEGAEVVFRVADGPAAGAELRVFTTRPDTLYGATYLVLAPEHALVEPLTAPEQRTAVMDYQAAARLKSDLERTELAKEKTGAFTGSHAINPINGERIPIWIADYVLATYGTGAIMAVPAHDQRDQDFAVKFGLPVRQVVRPVDDAPAEPGKAFTGNGVAVSSGELDGLPTAEVKQRVVASLEAKGQGRRTVSYRLRDWIFSRQRYWGEPIPIVHCAKCGAVPVPEDQLPVTLPEVERYEPSGTGESPLATLPEWLETRCPTCGGPGRRETNTMPQWAGSCWYYLRYLDPTNDKAPWSKEAERQWMNVDLYVGGAEHAVLHLLYARFWHKVLFDLGHVSTKEPFKKLRHQGTVLAYTYQDAADHYHELSEVELRGDTAVLRATGETLKVQVEKMAKSKLNGVSPDNVVAEHGADVLRLYELFMGEFELSKPWDPRAIEGCGRFLRRVWRLVEEFEPARAPQDDPHQRLRHKTVQRVTADLERLQFNTAIAALMTYTNELTSKGSTREDLVTLVKLVGPFAPHLGDEAWERLGGTGFLLEQAWPGFDVALTVDALVTYAVQVNGKLRGNLELARGTPEAEVREQALALPNVVRQLEGGKTVSKVIVVPDKVVNIVVR from the coding sequence ATGCCCTTTGACCCCCGTGAAGTGGAACCGAAGTGGCAGGCCCGCTGGCGCGAGGCCCGCCTGCACCGGACGACGTTCGACTCGAGCAAGCCGAAGTTCTACGCGCTCGACATGTTCCCGTATCCCTCCGGCGCGGGGCTTCACGTGGGTCACTGCGAGGGCTACACGGCCACGGACGTCCTGACGCGGTGGAAGCGGATGCAGGGGTGGAACGTCCTGCACCCCATGGGCTGGGACGCCTTCGGACTGCCGGCCGAGAACTACGCCATCAAGACGGGCATCCACCCCCGCATCACCACCGAGAAGGCCGTCTCCAACTTCCGCCGGCAGATTGACTCCGTCGGCTTCGCCTACGACTGGGAGCGCGAGGTCAACACCACCGACCCGCGCTACTACAAGTGGACCCAGTGGATCTTCCTCCAGCTGTTCAAGAAGGGGCTCGCGTACGAGAGCGTGATGCCCATCAACTGGTGCCCCTCCTGCAAGACGGGCCTGGCCAACGAGGAGGCCGCCGGAGGGAAGTGCGACCGCTGCGGCTCCCAGGTGGAGCGCAAGGACCTGCGCCAGTGGATGCTGCGCATCACCGCGTACGCGGACCGCCTGCTGGAGGACCTGGCCGAGGTGGACTGGCCCGAGTCCACCCTGGCCATGCAGCGCAACTGGATTGGCCGCTCCGAGGGCGCCGAGGTGGTCTTCCGCGTGGCGGATGGCCCGGCGGCGGGCGCGGAGCTGCGCGTGTTCACCACGCGCCCGGACACGCTGTACGGGGCGACGTACCTGGTGCTCGCGCCCGAGCACGCGCTGGTGGAGCCGCTGACGGCGCCGGAGCAGCGCACCGCGGTGATGGACTACCAGGCCGCCGCGCGGCTCAAGAGCGACCTGGAGCGCACGGAGCTGGCGAAGGAGAAGACGGGCGCCTTCACGGGCAGCCACGCCATCAATCCCATCAACGGCGAGCGCATCCCCATCTGGATTGCCGACTACGTGCTGGCCACCTACGGCACCGGCGCCATCATGGCCGTGCCCGCGCATGACCAGCGAGACCAGGACTTCGCCGTGAAGTTCGGCCTGCCCGTCCGGCAGGTGGTGCGCCCCGTGGACGATGCACCCGCCGAGCCCGGCAAGGCCTTCACGGGCAATGGCGTCGCGGTGAGCTCCGGCGAGCTGGACGGTCTGCCCACGGCGGAGGTGAAGCAGCGGGTGGTGGCCTCGCTGGAGGCGAAGGGCCAGGGCCGGCGCACGGTGAGCTACCGGCTGCGCGACTGGATTTTCTCGCGCCAGCGCTACTGGGGCGAGCCCATCCCCATCGTCCACTGCGCGAAGTGTGGCGCCGTCCCCGTGCCCGAGGACCAGCTCCCCGTCACCCTGCCGGAGGTCGAGCGCTACGAGCCCTCCGGCACCGGCGAGTCCCCGCTGGCCACCCTGCCCGAGTGGCTGGAGACGCGCTGCCCGACGTGTGGAGGCCCCGGCCGCCGCGAGACGAACACCATGCCGCAGTGGGCCGGCTCGTGCTGGTACTACCTGCGCTACCTGGACCCGACCAACGACAAGGCGCCCTGGTCGAAGGAGGCCGAGCGGCAGTGGATGAACGTGGACCTGTACGTGGGCGGCGCCGAGCACGCGGTGCTGCACCTGCTCTACGCCCGGTTCTGGCACAAGGTGCTCTTTGATTTGGGCCACGTCTCCACGAAGGAGCCCTTCAAGAAGCTGCGCCACCAGGGCACGGTGCTGGCCTACACGTACCAGGACGCGGCGGACCACTACCACGAGCTGTCCGAGGTGGAGCTGCGCGGTGACACCGCCGTGCTGCGCGCCACGGGCGAGACGCTGAAGGTCCAGGTCGAGAAGATGGCCAAGTCCAAGCTGAACGGCGTCAGCCCGGACAACGTGGTGGCCGAGCATGGCGCGGACGTGCTGCGCCTCTACGAGCTGTTCATGGGCGAGTTCGAGCTGTCCAAGCCCTGGGACCCGAGGGCCATCGAGGGCTGCGGCCGATTCCTCCGCCGCGTCTGGCGGCTGGTCGAGGAGTTCGAGCCGGCGCGCGCCCCCCAGGACGACCCGCACCAGCGGCTGCGCCACAAGACAGTCCAACGGGTGACGGCGGACCTGGAGCGCCTGCAGTTCAACACCGCCATCGCCGCGCTGATGACGTACACGAACGAGCTGACGAGCAAGGGGAGCACCCGCGAGGACCTGGTCACCCTCGTCAAGCTGGTGGGCCCCTTCGCGCCGCACCTGGGAGACGAGGCGTGGGAGCGGCTCGGCGGCACGGGCTTCCTGCTGGAGCAGGCCTGGCCCGGGTTCGACGTGGCGCTCACGGTGGACGCCCTGGTGACGTACGCCGTCCAGGTGAACGGCAAGCTGCGCGGCAACCTGGAGCTGGCGCGCGGCACGCCCGAGGCCGAGGTGCGCGAGCAGGCCCTGGCCCTGCCCAACGTCGTCCGCCAGCTGGAGGGCGGCAAGACGGTGAGCAAGGTCATCGTCGTGCCCGACAAGGTGGTCAACATCGTCGTGCGCTGA